A region from the Coregonus clupeaformis isolate EN_2021a unplaced genomic scaffold, ASM2061545v1 scaf0539, whole genome shotgun sequence genome encodes:
- the LOC121543908 gene encoding THAP domain-containing protein 5-like isoform X1, giving the protein MPRYCAVKLCKNRGGTPSKENKRLSFYPFPLQDEARLQIWVDNMKREEWTPSRHQYLCSEHFTEDCFDLRWGIRYLKHTAIPTVFPHRHDDEEKTVSTSKKNTKPKTRICDANIELIRSPSPPGKNKPLILRRRVRVEPVVVSVPPVPNPEDASESTVTTLLYERQLVSDAEASTPSEMVLGEVMLSETQAAVCEVSGELPGDSGGILTASCLNLSAETQTLQQLDTLDSTVTVLCCESVGPVGHFSECEATVDALQAVLGQTFRIFPLELRREEGVGDGEEGPGEGEHISVYEHSYSKQDTDKEQLWSKIASLHTKIMELDRREESTMGKIRSLESEMAHLKKNKNFCKEKQKVLEDYITSALL; this is encoded by the exons ATGCCCCGTTACTGTGCTGTAAAACTGTGCAAAAACCGTGGCGGAACACCCTCTAAAGAAAACAAGAGACTAAGCTTTTACCC GTTCCCCTTGCAAGATGAGGCCAGGCTGCAGATATGGGTAGACAACATGAAGCGAGAGGAGTGGACCCCCAGCAGACACCAGTACCTGTGTAGTGAACATTTCACTGAGGACTGCTTTGACCTGCGATGGGGGATCCGATACCTGAAACACACTGCCATCCCTACCGTCTTCCCTCACAGACATGAC GATGAAGAGAAAACAGTTTCCACTAGTAAGAAGAACACCAAGCCCAAAACCAGGATATGCGACGCCAACATTGAACTCATccgctccccctcccctcctggcAAGAATAAACCTCTGATTCTGAGAAGGAGAGTCCGAGTGGAACCAGTCGTGGTGAGTGTCCCTCCTGTCCCGAACCCTGAGGATGCCAGTGAATCTACGGTCACTACCCTGTTATATGAAAGACAGCTTGTTTCAGACGCAGAGGCCTCTACTCCTAGTGAAATGGTCCTGGGGGAGGTGATGCTCTCAGAGACCCAGGCTGCAGTGTGTGAGGTGTCCGGAGAACTGCCTGGAGACAGTGGTGGGATACTGACAGCCTCTTGCTTGAACCTGTCTGCTGAGACACAGACACTGCAGCAGCTGGATACACTGGACTCCACGGTGACTGTGCTCTGCTGTGAATCCGTCGGCCCTGTCGGCCATTTCTCGGAATGTGAAGCCACAGTGGACGCCCTCCAGGCGGTCCTCGGTCAGACGTTTAGGATCTTCCCTCTGGAGCtacggagggaggagggggtcggAGACGGAGAGGAGGGCCCCGGGGAGGGGGAACACATCTCGGTGTACGAGCACTCCTACTCCAAACAGGACACGGACAAGGAACAGCTGTGGAGTAAGATCGCCAGCCTCCACACCAAGATCATGGAGTTGGATAGGAGAGAGGAAAGCACCATGGGTAAAATACGATCGCTTGAGAGCGAGATGGCACATCTGAAGAAGAACAAAAATTTTTGCAAAGAAAAGCAGAAAGTACTAGAGGACTATATTACTTCTGCGTTGCTCTAA
- the LOC121543908 gene encoding THAP domain-containing protein 5-like isoform X2: MPRYCAVKLCKNRGGTPSKENKRLSFYPFPLQDEARLQIWVDNMKREEWTPSRHQYLCSEHFTEDCFDLRWGIRYLKHTAIPTVFPHRHDDEEKTVSTSKKNTKPKTRICDANIELIRSPSPPGKNKPLILRRRVRASCLNLSAETQTLQQLDTLDSTVTVLCCESVGPVGHFSECEATVDALQAVLGQTFRIFPLELRREEGVGDGEEGPGEGEHISVYEHSYSKQDTDKEQLWSKIASLHTKIMELDRREESTMGKIRSLESEMAHLKKNKNFCKEKQKVLEDYITSALL; the protein is encoded by the exons ATGCCCCGTTACTGTGCTGTAAAACTGTGCAAAAACCGTGGCGGAACACCCTCTAAAGAAAACAAGAGACTAAGCTTTTACCC GTTCCCCTTGCAAGATGAGGCCAGGCTGCAGATATGGGTAGACAACATGAAGCGAGAGGAGTGGACCCCCAGCAGACACCAGTACCTGTGTAGTGAACATTTCACTGAGGACTGCTTTGACCTGCGATGGGGGATCCGATACCTGAAACACACTGCCATCCCTACCGTCTTCCCTCACAGACATGAC GATGAAGAGAAAACAGTTTCCACTAGTAAGAAGAACACCAAGCCCAAAACCAGGATATGCGACGCCAACATTGAACTCATccgctccccctcccctcctggcAAGAATAAACCTCTGATTCTGAGAAGGAGAGTCCG AGCCTCTTGCTTGAACCTGTCTGCTGAGACACAGACACTGCAGCAGCTGGATACACTGGACTCCACGGTGACTGTGCTCTGCTGTGAATCCGTCGGCCCTGTCGGCCATTTCTCGGAATGTGAAGCCACAGTGGACGCCCTCCAGGCGGTCCTCGGTCAGACGTTTAGGATCTTCCCTCTGGAGCtacggagggaggagggggtcggAGACGGAGAGGAGGGCCCCGGGGAGGGGGAACACATCTCGGTGTACGAGCACTCCTACTCCAAACAGGACACGGACAAGGAACAGCTGTGGAGTAAGATCGCCAGCCTCCACACCAAGATCATGGAGTTGGATAGGAGAGAGGAAAGCACCATGGGTAAAATACGATCGCTTGAGAGCGAGATGGCACATCTGAAGAAGAACAAAAATTTTTGCAAAGAAAAGCAGAAAGTACTAGAGGACTATATTACTTCTGCGTTGCTCTAA